In Zhaonella formicivorans, one DNA window encodes the following:
- a CDS encoding oxalate oxidoreductase subunit delta, translated as MTDVDKLFEEPGLKQVTTWARGVYENKDARDVVVALTEAARKEGKYVQAFENYVDLPDRIYVPVRAYARISTDPIESKYVYENDAPNLVVLTEETLVKGNPILEGMKPGGVLVVNTKRSPQEIAKFIKDFGNCETIATVDASSLATNIITLSGAEGATDASGIGAGLGAALAGAAVKASGIVDFNNLLEVVKNKAACQAGYNNVVIASVASLKASA; from the coding sequence ATGACAGATGTTGACAAATTGTTTGAAGAGCCTGGGTTAAAGCAAGTTACCACCTGGGCAAGAGGTGTCTATGAAAACAAGGACGCCCGTGACGTAGTTGTCGCTCTGACGGAGGCTGCTAGAAAAGAAGGCAAGTATGTTCAAGCATTCGAAAACTATGTAGATTTACCTGACCGCATTTATGTACCGGTGAGGGCTTATGCCAGAATTAGTACGGACCCCATTGAAAGCAAGTACGTTTATGAAAATGATGCTCCCAACCTGGTAGTCTTGACTGAGGAAACTTTAGTTAAAGGTAACCCTATTCTCGAGGGCATGAAGCCAGGTGGTGTTTTGGTAGTAAATACCAAGAGAAGTCCTCAAGAAATTGCTAAATTTATCAAGGACTTTGGCAACTGCGAAACAATTGCCACTGTTGATGCCTCTTCCTTAGCAACCAACATTATTACGCTGTCCGGCGCCGAGGGTGCCACCGACGCTTCCGGTATCGGTGCAGGACTAGGAGCTGCTCTGGCTGGCGCCGCTGTAAAAGCCAGCGGTATCGTTGATTTCAACAATCTTTTGGAAGTTGTTAAAAACAAAGCAGCTTGCCAAGCCGGCTACAATAATGTGGTTATAGCTTCTGTAGCTTCATTGAAAGCTTCTGCGTAA
- a CDS encoding 4Fe-4S binding protein: protein MSAKHFTVADVPFAGTVPSPKTENEGMITGHWRVRRPIIDRDKCTECLTCWISCPDACIAQTDDGLVWNFKYCKGCGLCTENCPVGAITNVPELEFND, encoded by the coding sequence ATGTCTGCTAAGCATTTTACTGTTGCCGATGTACCATTTGCCGGAACTGTACCCTCACCTAAAACCGAAAATGAAGGGATGATAACCGGCCACTGGCGCGTAAGACGGCCGATCATCGACAGGGATAAGTGCACCGAGTGCTTAACCTGTTGGATTAGCTGCCCCGACGCTTGTATTGCACAAACTGACGACGGTCTGGTCTGGAATTTTAAATACTGTAAGGGATGTGGCCTGTGTACAGAAAATTGTCCCGTAGGGGCAATCACAAACGTTCCAGAACTGGAATTTAATGATTAA
- a CDS encoding oxalate oxidoreductase subunit alpha: MGIKKRISGCVAVANAVKLADVDVICSYPIRPYTGIMSELARMVADGELDAEFIHGEGEHAQLSVVYGASAAGARAFTGSSGVGVTYAMEVYSPISGERLPLQMAIADRTLDPPGDFGSEHTDALQCRDQCWIQGWASTPQEALDNTLMFYRIGEDPRVLLPQYACQDGYYVSHILGEVDIPDAAQVKEFLPPYKNHHVLDPRNPQIIGPQIEPAMGPPLQYQRVLAMREAKKVIPEVVAQYNEIFGRNYHPWFEAYNTEGADVVIFMQGAHAETAKTVAKRMSNLGDKVGVVRLRTFRPFPTEEIREFLSQFKVVGVVDNSVNFGIAGGSGVLLTEARTALYDLGDKVKTVGFVGGLGGEVITHQEFYRIFNKLLEIAKTGKVEQSAYWIPFEL, encoded by the coding sequence ATGGGTATTAAAAAACGTATTTCAGGTTGTGTAGCAGTTGCAAATGCTGTGAAATTGGCAGATGTGGATGTTATTTGTTCCTATCCGATTCGTCCGTACACCGGTATTATGTCCGAGTTGGCCAGAATGGTTGCTGACGGAGAGTTGGATGCAGAGTTTATCCATGGTGAAGGCGAACATGCTCAGCTGTCCGTAGTTTATGGGGCGTCTGCTGCCGGAGCCAGGGCGTTTACTGGTAGTTCAGGCGTGGGTGTAACCTACGCGATGGAAGTTTATTCTCCGATTTCCGGTGAAAGGTTACCGTTGCAAATGGCTATTGCTGACAGGACTCTGGATCCCCCGGGAGATTTTGGTTCTGAGCATACTGATGCTTTGCAGTGCCGCGACCAGTGCTGGATCCAGGGCTGGGCTTCCACGCCGCAAGAAGCACTTGACAACACTTTAATGTTTTACCGCATCGGTGAAGATCCGAGGGTATTGCTTCCGCAATACGCCTGTCAAGACGGTTACTATGTGTCCCACATTTTAGGAGAGGTTGATATTCCCGACGCAGCTCAAGTTAAAGAATTTTTGCCTCCGTACAAAAACCACCATGTATTAGATCCAAGGAACCCACAAATTATTGGTCCGCAAATTGAGCCTGCAATGGGGCCTCCCCTGCAGTACCAGCGTGTTCTGGCTATGAGAGAAGCCAAAAAAGTAATTCCGGAAGTAGTAGCCCAGTACAATGAAATCTTCGGTCGTAACTACCATCCTTGGTTTGAAGCTTATAACACCGAGGGAGCTGATGTTGTAATCTTTATGCAAGGAGCTCATGCTGAAACAGCCAAGACAGTGGCTAAGCGTATGAGCAACCTGGGAGATAAGGTTGGTGTGGTAAGACTACGGACTTTCAGACCATTCCCGACTGAAGAAATTCGCGAATTCCTATCTCAGTTCAAAGTTGTCGGTGTAGTTGATAACTCCGTTAACTTTGGTATTGCCGGTGGCAGCGGCGTGCTGCTGACTGAGGCAAGAACTGCTCTCTATGATTTGGGCGACAAAGTTAAGACAGTAGGTTTTGTTGGCGGTCTTGGCGGAGAAGTTATTACACACCAAGAATTCTACCGCATATTCAATAAGCTGTTAGAAATTGCCAAAACAGGCAAAGTAGAACAGTCTGCTTACTGGATTCCATTTGAACTATAG